In the genome of Cydia strobilella chromosome Z, ilCydStro3.1, whole genome shotgun sequence, one region contains:
- the LOC134754058 gene encoding uncharacterized protein LOC134754058 isoform X2, with the protein MVTTSEPIKVTSKQFKCNQCPYCSSTHYINQCPKFSALNVIARIRAVNKLRLCFNCLSGTHVLTNCRASTCRVCKGKHHTLLHKPNTNTHVGSNPVPTRLPISTLIDEQPSSSQIETTLSNNTLIEKQINNARNRSVFLTTAQVLVRDKHNNVHKMKAFLDNGSQENFITENAAKKLQLNKEQLALNVIGFNEKVSSLLESCDVTLHSLDGTFTTNLSCFITPIICTTNILIPNVQRWHIPSRYKLADDEFNLAQDVDLLIGGEIFFDLLLTGKYKLGPGLPVLRRSRLGWIVTGSVQKKTESAIQCKVTVETQLKKFWEIEEGSAPNLPYDEKQCEDIFLKTHTHNSEGNFEIELPLKQPPTKLGQSRHIAYRRFKTLESKFERNPEFKDKYVNFMREFEQAGHMIQLQDNYDGPCNLLPHQAVFRDSPSTPIRIVFDCSCRTDNGISLNDIQYKGSIIQDELINILLRFRKYQYVINADIQKMYRCIYVKPNQQYLQCIFWRENTHQRLQIYMLTTLSFGLKSAPHIATRCLLQLSNENQHTFPAAAEAIANQFYMDDFIAGGDDENQVAETASQVNEILRGANFTLRKWKSNSEVIIKRVSETHTHQNTHTTEFGDKTHKVLGLAWSSDSDELMYTIKENQISHPITKRKVLGVISSIFDPLGLTGPVIVVAKIFIQKLFKAQLDWDTELTQDLIQEWNTFYRDLFLLNQLKISRCTVIPNYVTIQIHGFCDSSIKAYGAAIYIRSSDRVGNVQVHLLYSKSKISPIQPQTIPNLELCSSLLLATHVDKIKRALKCDVSGINLWSDSKITLCWIKNSNPKLTCFVSNRVTKVLSLTNKHEWSWVRSEDNPADLLSRGVAPGKLETNQLWWSGPAWLTQSPDTWPTHDSESLNHAPEAESDVNITLTLAISTESNDTIQYLFHRWSSDKTLIHVLAYILRFIYNTKNKTRTINPNNKLSGPLSVEELKKSDHALIRHAQMESFPHEYKLLQNNKPVLNKSKILSLHPFMKDGLVRVGGRIGLSHYAYEKKHPLILSHEHALTKLLMANAHIRTLHAGPQLLLSTIRERIWPTKGRMLASKIVNKCVPCFRANPKTTNPIMGNLPPSRVNPSPPFAITGIDYGGPYNIRDRTGRGYKVSKCYIAVFICFATKAIHLELITGLESANFLAALRRFIARRGKPKELVSDNSTTFHGASNELKDLQKYLQDSSSELVSHCADEGIKWSFIPVYTPHMGSLWESSIKLTKYHLKRVLGLSLLTYEQFVSILYQVESMVNSRPLCPLPSSNPDYPVLTPAHFLIGKAPNSLPDEDYNHVPKNRLTHYQLLQQITQDFWRRWSRDYIGTLQERTKWRSARGPSLAVDTVVLVRDERLPPCRWRLGKIVATQPGRDGVTRVAVIRTARGDIQRAFNNICPLPTSGEVI; encoded by the coding sequence ATGGTAACCACGTCCGAACCTATCAAGGTAACCTCCAAACAGTTTAAATGTAACCAGTGTCCGTATTGTTCGAGTACGCATTATATTAATCAGTGTCCAAAGTTTAGTGCATTAAACGTTATCGCGCGCATCCGAGCCGTGAATAAATTACGATTATGCTTTAATTGTTTGTCCGGAACGCATGTCTTAACAAACTGCAGGGCCAGTACATGTCGAGTATGTAAGGGCAAGCATCATACGTTACTACACAAACCAAATACCAACACTCATGTAGGTAGTAACCCCGTACCAACGCGATTACCAATATCAACGTTAATCGACGAACAACCGAGTTCTAGTCAAATCGAGACTACCTTGTCGAATAACACTTTaatcgaaaaacaaataaacaatgcgCGAAATAGGTCAGTTTTCCTTACAACAGCCCAAGTGCTCGTTAGGGATAAGCATAACAATGTGCATAAAATGAAGGCATTTTTAGACAATGGCTCgcaagaaaatttcattaccgaaaacgcggccaaaaagttacaattaaaCAAGGAACAACTTGCCTTAAATGTCATAGGTTTCAATGAAAAAGTGTCTAGCCTTTTAGAATCGTGTGACGTAACATTGCATTCCTTAGACGGAACCTTTACAACGAATTTGTCCTGTTTTATTACGCCTATAATTTGtactaccaacattttaataccaAACGTGCAACGTTGGCACATTCCGTCGCGTTATAAATTAGCTGATGACGAGTTTAACTTAGCTCAAGATGTAGATTTGCTTATCGGTGGGGAGATATTCTTTGATTTACTTCTTACCGGTAAATACAAGCTCGGGCCCGGATTACCGGTTCTGAGACGCTCGCGATTAGGATGGATAGtcacgggttccgtacaaaaaaaaaccgagtctgccattcaatgtaaagttacagtagaaactcaattaaaaaagttttgggaAATAGAGGAGGGTTCCGCACCAAATTTACCCTATGATGAAAAACAATGTGAGGATATATTTCTGAAAACTCACACTCACAACTCTGAGGGTAATTTCGAAATAGAACTTCCATTAAAGCAGCCACCTACCAAGTTAGGTCAATCTAGGCACATAGCATATCGGAGGTTCAAAACATTAGAATCCAAGTTCGAGCGGAACCCcgaatttaaagataaatatgtgAATTTCATGCGCGAGTTCGAACAAGCTGGCCATATGATTCAATTACAAGATAATTATGATGGCCCATGTAATCTTCTACCCCACCAAGCTGTTTTTCGCGACTCCCCCTCAACCCCTATTCGAATTGTTTTCGACTGCTCATGCAGAACTGATAACGGCATTTCTTTGAATGATATCCAATACAAAGGCTCAATAATACAGGACGAACTCATAAATATACTTCTACGATTCCGAAAATACCAATATGTTATTAACGCtgacatacaaaaaatgtacagatgtatttatgttaaaccAAATCAACAATACCTACAATGCATATTTTGGCGGGAAAATACTCACCAACGACTCCAAATTTATATGCTGACCACATTAAGTTTCGGCTTAAAGTCAGCACCACATATTGCAACCAGatgtttgttacaattgtcaaACGAAAACCAACACACATTTCCAGCAGCTGCAGAGGCCATAGCGAACCAGTTCTACATGGACGATTTTATCGCCGGCGGCGACGACGAGAATCAGGTAGCTGAAACTGCATCACAGGTGAACGAGATCCTGCGGGGAGCCAACTTCACGCTGCGGAAATGGAAGTCCAATTCCGAAGTCATCATAAAACGGGTGagcgaaacacacacacaccaaaacacacacacaaccgaATTTGGAGATAAAACACATAAGGTCCTGGGTTTAGCGTGGTCTAGTGACTCAGATGAGCTTATGTATACCATTAAAgaaaaccaaatttcacacccaaTCACCAAAAGAAAGGTACTAGGGGTAATTTCGTCCATTTTCGACCCCCTAGGCTTGACGGGACCAGTAATTGTagtagccaaaatatttattcaaaaattatttaaggctCAATTAGATTGGGATACCGAATTAACACAAGACTTGATCCAAGAATGGAACACATTCTATCgagacttgtttttattaaaccaaTTGAAAATTTCGAGATGTACAGTCATACCCAATTATGTAACGATACAAATTCATGGGTTCTGTGACAGTAGTATTAAAGCCTATGGCGCTGCCATCTATATACGATCAAGCGATAGAGTAGGAAACGTACAAGTTCACCTACTttactcaaaatcaaaaataagtccaatacaaccccaaactattccaaatttggaactttgttccagtttactgctcgcgacacatgtcgacaaaataaaacgagcattaaaatgtgacgtttccggAATCAACCTGTGGTCagattcaaaaataacattatgttggataaaaaatagtaaccctaaattaacttgttttgttaGTAACAGAGTCACAAAAGTATTATCACTTACAAACAAGCACGAGTGGTCATGGGTCCGCTCGGAGGATAACCCCGCCGACCTTTTGTCCCGAGGGGTAGCACCAGGCAAGCTGGAAACCAACCAGTTATGGTGGTCTGGGCCGGCGTGGTTGACCCAAAGTCCGGACACATGGCCGACCCACGATTCTGAGTCACTAAATCATGCACCCGAGGCCGAGAGCGACGTAAACATAACTCTCACCTTGGCTATTAGCACAGAATCTAACGACACGATACAATATCTTTTCCACAGGTGGTCAAGCGATAAAACACTTATtcatgtattagcatacatacttcgatttatatataatacaaaaaataaaactcgaacaattaatccaaataataaattatcaggaCCATTGTCCgtagaagaattaaaaaaatcggatcacgcattaattagacatgcacaaatggaatcattcccacacgaatataaattattgcaaaacaataaaccggttcttaacaaatcaaaaatattatctttacacCCATTCATGAAGGACGGACTCGTTCGCGTAGGCGGACGAATCGGTCTTTCGCATTatgcatatgaaaaaaaacatcctTTAATATTAAGTCACGAGCACGCGCTTACCAAACTACTGATGGCAAACGCACATATACGTACTCTGCACGCTGGCCCTCAGTTATTACTTTCAACTATTCGCGAGCGCATCTGGCCAACAAAAGGTAGGATGTTAGCctcgaaaattgtaaataaatgcgtTCCGTGTTTTAGAGCAAATCCAAAGACTACTAACCCTATAATGGGAAACTTACCCCCCTCAAGGGTAAATCCTTCCCCCCCCTTTGCTATCACGGGTATCGATTATGGAGGAccttataacattagagataggACAGGGCGTGGTTACAAGGTCTCTAAGTGCTATATAgcagtgtttatttgttttgcaacAAAGGCAATTCATCTCGAATTAATTACAGGGCTCGAGTCAGCCAATTTCCTGGCGGCGCTGCGACGATTCATCGCCAGGAGAGGTAAACCGAAGGAGTTGGTGAGTGACAATTCAACAACCTTTCATGGGGCTAGTAACGAGctaaaagatttacaaaaatacctacaggacAGCTCGAGCGAGCTAGTATCTCATTGCGCAGACGAGGGCATAAAATGGAGTTTTATTCCTGTCTATACACCTCATATGGGGTCCCTATgggaatctagtataaaacttaccaaatatcatttaaaaagagtGTTAGGGTTATCTTTGTTAACTTACGAACAATTTGTATCAATCCTATATCAGGTAGAATCTATGGTAAATTCTAGGCCACTATGTCCCTTACCTAGTTCAAATCCTGACTATCCTGTCCTTACGCCAGCTCACTTTTTAATTGGAAAAGCACCAAATTCACTTCCGGACGAAGATTATAACCATGTACCAAAGAACCGATTAACTCACTATCAACTTTTGCAACAAATCACGCAGGACTTCTGGCGGCGCTGGTCACGTGACTACATCGGAACGCTGCAGGAACGCACGAAGTGGAGGAGCGCGCGCGGCCCAAGCCTCGCAGTCGACACCGTCGTCCTGGTACGAGACGAGCGTCTGCCGCCCTGCCGGTGGAGGCTGGGCAAGATCGTCGCGACGCAGCCGGGCCGGGATGGCGTCACCAGGGTGGCCGTCATCCGAACCGCCAGAGGGGACATCCAACGCGCGTTCAATAACATTTGTCCATTACCTACTTCGGGTGAAGtcatataa